One genomic region from Hypanus sabinus isolate sHypSab1 unplaced genomic scaffold, sHypSab1.hap1 scaffold_1258, whole genome shotgun sequence encodes:
- the LOC132386687 gene encoding zinc finger protein 239-like gives MAQKQVDTGEQPFTCSACGKGFTLSAHLQAHQSLHTGERPFTCSDCGKRFTSSSQLKIHQRVHTGERPFTCSVCGKRFTQSSHLQSHQRVHTGEKPFTCLDCGKRFTQSSNLQAHQQVHTGERPFTCLDCAKGFTQSSALKVHQRVHSGERPFTCSNCGKGFSCSFKLKVH, from the coding sequence ATGGCTCAAAAGCAAGTGGACACCGGGgagcagccgttcacctgctcagcctgtgggaagggattcacgttGTCAGCTCATCTGCAGGCACACCAGTCAttacacactggggagaggccattcacctgctcggactgtgggaaaagattcacttcatcatctcaacttaagatacatcagcgagttcacactggagagaggccgttcacttgctcagtctgtgggaagagattcactcagtcatcccacctacagagtcatcagcgagttcacactggggagaagccattcacctgcttggactgtgggaagagatttactcagtcatccaacctacaagcacatcagcaagttcacactggggagaggcctttcacctgcttggactgtgcgaaaggattcactcagtcatcagcactgaaggtacaccagcgagttcacagtggggagcggccgttcacctgctcaaactgcgggaagggattcagttgctcatttaaactgaaggtacactag